Proteins from one Acidimicrobiales bacterium genomic window:
- a CDS encoding NAD-dependent epimerase/dehydratase family protein yields the protein MRTLVTGGAGFIGSTLVDRLLAEGHAVDVVDNLSSGSLANLADARSDRDHDLTFHHHDIRDESTVDLIARRRPEVVFHLAAQADVRVSVARPVFDAEVNVLGSLNVLEGAREAGTRKVVFASSGGTIYGEPADEALPVKESHPQRPLSPYGVAKKVVGDYLYVYRALHDLEFVALGLANVYGPRQDPHGEAGVVAIFAGRLLTGEPCTIFGDGEQTRDYVYVDDVVDAFVRAASRGSGLLANVGTGTETSVNTLYATMAAAAGVDVPAVMAPGRPGELRRSSLDASRAAMHLGWTAWTPLDKGIDQVLTWFRERLDRT from the coding sequence GTGCGCACGCTCGTCACCGGCGGCGCCGGGTTCATCGGGTCGACCCTGGTCGACCGCCTGCTGGCCGAGGGCCACGCCGTCGACGTGGTCGACAACCTGTCGTCCGGCTCGCTCGCCAACCTGGCCGACGCCCGGTCCGACCGCGACCACGACCTCACGTTCCACCACCACGACATCCGCGACGAGTCGACCGTCGACCTGATCGCCCGCCGCCGGCCCGAGGTCGTGTTCCACCTGGCCGCCCAGGCCGACGTGCGGGTGTCGGTGGCCCGGCCGGTGTTCGACGCCGAGGTGAACGTGCTCGGCAGCCTCAACGTGCTCGAGGGGGCGCGGGAGGCCGGGACCCGCAAGGTCGTGTTCGCGTCGAGCGGCGGCACCATCTACGGCGAGCCGGCCGACGAGGCGCTGCCGGTGAAGGAGTCGCACCCCCAGCGGCCGCTGTCGCCCTACGGCGTGGCCAAGAAGGTGGTCGGCGACTACCTGTACGTGTACCGGGCGCTGCACGACCTCGAGTTCGTCGCCCTCGGCCTGGCCAACGTGTACGGGCCTCGCCAGGACCCGCACGGCGAGGCCGGGGTGGTGGCGATCTTCGCCGGGCGGCTGCTCACCGGCGAGCCGTGCACGATCTTCGGCGACGGCGAGCAGACGAGGGACTACGTGTACGTCGACGACGTGGTCGACGCGTTCGTGCGGGCGGCCAGCCGGGGGAGCGGGCTGCTGGCCAACGTCGGCACGGGCACCGAGACGTCGGTGAACACCCTCTACGCCACGATGGCGGCGGCGGCCGGCGTGGACGTCCCGGCCGTCATGGCGCCCGGCCGCCCGGGCGAGCTGCGGCGGTCGTCGCTCGACGCCAGCCGGGCCGCGATGCACCTCGGCTGGACGGCGTGGACCCCGCTCGACAAGGGCATCGACCAGGTGCTCACGTGGTTCCGGGAGCGCCTCGACCGCACGTGA